Below is a window of Desulfurobacterium indicum DNA.
GCTGATGGAGCCGTTGCAGCTATGTCGGCATCAAAGTATTTAGAGGAGAAGGAATGAAAAGGAAAATAGCCATAAGCCTTTTTCTGGCTGCTGCATTCATAGGCGGATGCGGGCAGAATAAGACTGTTTCTCAGAAAAAGCCTGCCGTTCAAAAAGATTCGCAGGAATCTAAGAAGCCAAAGTGTGCGGTGGGTTATAACTTTGAGCTAACCACTGTAAACGGTAAAAAGATAAAACTTTCTGACTTTAAAGGGAAAGTGGTGGTTCTTCAGTTTTTCGGAACGTTCTGTCCTACGTGCAGGAGGGAGATCCCTGTCCTTAATAAACTTTATGAAGAGTATGGCGGTAAGGTTGTGGTGATCGGAATGAATACTGATTACGAAGGTAATCCTCCGCCGGCCTTGAAGCAGTTTGTTAAAGAAGAAGGTATTAAATATCCTGTGGTTGTTACTGATCAAAAAACATGGATGAACTATCCTGGATATTTTACTGGAAGTGATATAATTCCCCAGACGTTTTTTATAGATAAAAATGGGGATGTTTGCTACTATGGCGTCGGTTTTGCTCCTGGAGATGAAGCAAGATACAAGGCTGCCATAGATAAGCTACTGCACGGATGATAACGGTAAAAAAGGCGCAGCTTTACAAAACGGTTTTCAAGCCAGAGGACTTGCCAGATACGCCTTATAACGAGGTTGCCTTCGTTGGTCGTTCTAACGTGGGCAAATCTTCCCTTCTTAACACTGTTGTCAAAAATTATCGACTTGCGAAGGTGAGTTCGTTACCTGGGAAAACACGTTCCGTAAACTTTTACTTTATTAACGATAAATTTTTTGTAGTTGATCTTCCCGGTTATGGTTTTGCCAAACTTTCAAAGGCTGAGCAGCAGCGCTGGAAAAAGCTTATAGAGTCTTATTTAATCGATAGAGATAAATTAAAGGGTGTGTTTTTACTTATTGATGCAAAAGTAGGTCCTACTGAAAAAGATATTATAATGAGAGAATGGCTTGATTATTACGGGATTCCTTACTGTGTTGTGGCTACCAAAGTGGATAAGCTGAGAAAACAGTCTGAGAAAGCAACGCTTAAAAAAATGATAAGGCGGAAACTTGGAATAGATGAAGATATTCAAATAATTCCTTTTTCTGCAAAGACACGGGAAGGCAGGATTGAGATCCTGAAACAGATTGAACAGTTTTTGGAGCAGTAATGCTTTCGGAACTTTCAATTAAAAATTTCGCCACTATAGAAAAAGCCGATTTAATATTTGATACCGGTTTGAATGTTATTGTCGGTGAAACTGGAGCAGGAAAATCTCTTCTCCTTGGTGCAATAGGGTTCTTAAAGGGAGATAGATTAAAACTTCCTGTTTCTGATGAGGCGTTTGTTGAAGCTGTTTTCGAAAGGGATGATGATGAAATAATTGTTCGCCGTGAAGTTGTTAACGGCAGAAGTCGTTTTTTTCTTGATGGCAGACGGGTTCCTCAAAGTTTGGTAAAAGAGCAGATAGCTCCTTTTATAACGATTCAGTCTCAGCATGAATCGATAACTCTATTAAAGCCTTCCCGTCAGTTGAAAATAGTAGATCAGTTTGCTGAAAATATAGAACTTTTGAAAGAGTATAGAGCTGCTTATGATGTTTTTCAGGAAGCAAAGAGAAGGTTGGAATCTTTAAAAGAGAGTGTGGCAGAAAGGGAAAGGAAGATTGACATCCTTAAATTTCAGATAAATGAGCTTGAAAGTATCGAGTGGGGAGAGGAAATAGAAGCAGAACTTTCAAGGCTTGTAGAGATCCTTTCAAAGGCGGAGAAGATAAAAGAGGTGATAGCCCTTTCGCGAATGGAGCTTTACGAAGGTGAAGAATCTGCTTACAGCAAGGTAGGTAGAGTTTTAAGGGAGCTTGAAGAACTTGAATTAAGTGATTTGATGGAGGAGCTTTCAGACATTCATTACAGGATAGAAGGTTTTGTTTTTGAACTTGAAAAGAGACTTTCCATTCCTGAAACGGAAGAGTCTCTTGAAGAGATAGAAGATAGACTTTATGAAATGAGAAAGCTTAAAGAAAAATACGGGCCCTCGTGGGAAGATGTGGATGCTTTTTATAAAAAAGCTAAAA
It encodes the following:
- a CDS encoding TlpA family protein disulfide reductase; the protein is MKRKIAISLFLAAAFIGGCGQNKTVSQKKPAVQKDSQESKKPKCAVGYNFELTTVNGKKIKLSDFKGKVVVLQFFGTFCPTCRREIPVLNKLYEEYGGKVVVIGMNTDYEGNPPPALKQFVKEEGIKYPVVVTDQKTWMNYPGYFTGSDIIPQTFFIDKNGDVCYYGVGFAPGDEARYKAAIDKLLHG
- the yihA gene encoding ribosome biogenesis GTP-binding protein YihA/YsxC — encoded protein: MITVKKAQLYKTVFKPEDLPDTPYNEVAFVGRSNVGKSSLLNTVVKNYRLAKVSSLPGKTRSVNFYFINDKFFVVDLPGYGFAKLSKAEQQRWKKLIESYLIDRDKLKGVFLLIDAKVGPTEKDIIMREWLDYYGIPYCVVATKVDKLRKQSEKATLKKMIRRKLGIDEDIQIIPFSAKTREGRIEILKQIEQFLEQ
- a CDS encoding DNA repair protein RecN, which produces MLSELSIKNFATIEKADLIFDTGLNVIVGETGAGKSLLLGAIGFLKGDRLKLPVSDEAFVEAVFERDDDEIIVRREVVNGRSRFFLDGRRVPQSLVKEQIAPFITIQSQHESITLLKPSRQLKIVDQFAENIELLKEYRAAYDVFQEAKRRLESLKESVAERERKIDILKFQINELESIEWGEEIEAELSRLVEILSKAEKIKEVIALSRMELYEGEESAYSKVGRVLRELEELELSDLMEELSDIHYRIEGFVFELEKRLSIPETEESLEEIEDRLYEMRKLKEKYGPSWEDVDAFYKKAKKELEELENLDIEIETAEKNYLEAKARVENLAEKLTRSRKEAAGKLEKRIKEHLDNLELKHAKFKIAFESTPLSSTGKDKISFLFTGNPSLPLQPIGISISGGELSRLLLSILAESGKTSGVLVFDEIDAGMSGKVLSRVAEKLAKISRNVQIIAVSHSPAVVAVADAVFKVVKSSDGSISVSRLEGEQVEQEIARMIAGEVTEGSIQAARELMERKREYNK